The stretch of DNA TCAGGAATTCCAGCTGCTACAACTTCCTGTACATTTGGATGTTCATAAAGCACTTCTTCAATTTCACGTGGGTAAATATTATATCCCCCTGCAATAATCATATCCTTCTTCCGATCGACAACATAGAAGTAGCCATTTTCATCCATATAGCCAAGATCGCCTGTTAATAGCCAGCCATCTTTTAATGTTTCAGCCGTTTCCTCAGGACGATTCCAATATCCCTTCATCACTTGTGGACCCTTTACAGCAATTTCTCCAACCTCACCAGGTGGAAGATGCTCACCAGTTTCCAATGAAAGAATTGCTGAATCGGTATCTGGCCATGGTACACCAATACTTCCTTTTACACGTGGACGATCCCATAGGAAGTTCGCATGTGTCACAGGTGATGATTCTGTTAATCCATATCCTTCCACAAGTTTTCCACCTGTTACTTCCTCGAACTTTTGCTGAACTTCGACAGGAAGTGCTGCAGAGCCACTTATACATGAATCAATAGAAGAGAGGTCGTATTTCTTTAAATCCGGATGGTTTAATAATCCTATATAAATTGTTGGAGCTCCCGGGAATAATGTTGGTTTTTGTTTTTGAATGGTCTTAAGTGTTGTTTCTACATCGAACTTTGGCAGAAGTACCATTTTATGTGCTTCCATAACTGCTAAAATTAATACAGTTGTCATTCCATATACATGGAAGAATGGCAATATGCCTAGTACAACCTCTTGACCTGGCTTACATTTATATAACCATGCCTTGCACATGGACGCATTTGCAACGAGGTTTCGATGTGTTAACATAACCCCTTTCGGGAAGCCTGTTGTTCCGCCTGTATACTGCAATAATGCTAAATCTTCTTCAAAATCGATTTCATATTCCTTTAACGCTCGAGTTGGCAGCTTTAATATTTCAGTCAGCAAATGGTTGTTGCCTTCATGCTTTACATTGACAACAATTCCATATTGCTTCTTTTGAATAAAAGGGTATACGAGATTTTTCGGAAAAGGAAGAAAGTCTTTGATAGCGGTTACAATTACATTCTGTAAATCCGTCTTTGGCATCACCTTTGTTACTCTTGGGAATAATATATCCATCGTAATGATCGCTCTTGCTCCAGAATCCTTCATCTGGTATTCAAGTTCTCGTTCCATATACAATGGATTTGTTTGTACAACGATCCCTCCCGCCATTAAAATCCCATAATAACTAATAACAGCCTGAGGGATGTTAGGCAGCATAATGGCAACTCTGTCACCTTTTTTTATTCCTAATTCCTGAAGATATCCTGCCAGTTTGATTGATGATTCATAAATATGTTGATAGGTAAATTCCTTACCCATAAAATGAATAGAAATTCGATTAGGATTTTCTTTTGCTGCCATCCTCAGGTAATCTTGTACCGGCTGGCTTGTATATGTCAAAGTTGAGGGGATTTCATCCGGATATGTTTGAAGCCAAGGCTTATTATTCAATTTTTATTCCCTCCTTCTAAAAATTAAGTTTTTAGAACATTCAAACTGTTCATTCCTATTATAATATAATGAAGTTTACGTGACAATTAGAATAAGACTTTTCACACTTAATTAGAAAAACTTGGCGTTCGCAAAGTCATTTTTGCGAATGCCTTAGTTTTTCTTATGCGATCTTATTAGCAGATATTTAATTGAAAACACACTTAACTTTAGTAGGTTAATAACTTAAATTTTCCTGTTAGCTTAGAAAAACTTGGCGTTCGCAAGTCCTTTTTGGCGAACGCCTTAGTTTTTCTTATGCGATCTTATTAGCAGATATTTAATTGAACTCACACTTTACTTTAGTACGTTAATAAACTTAAACTTTCTTATTAGCCAAAAAAAATCGCCATTGTGTCATGGCGATTTTTTTCGAAATTATATTGATAAAACATTAAACAATGAATAATAGATATATGCTGCCTATTAAGATAAATAAACCACAGAGAACAAATAATATTTTTGCTAATTTATCCACTTTTTTTCGCTCCTTAAGATAGCCCTGCCCCGATAACAAATGACAAACCAATAGAAATAATCATGGATATCAATCCAACTGCTTTATTATTATTTTCAATTTCCTCATCTATTTTGAATTTTGGCGTAAGAAATTCAAAAATAAAATAGCCAATAAGTAATAGGATGAAGCCAAAAACGCCCCAGCTTATCATCGTTAACAATGTATCATTATGCATAATGGAATGTCTGAAAATATTGGCAATCCCGAAAATCTTTCCCCCAGTTGCCATAGCTACCGCTACATTTCCTTTTTTGATTTCATCCCAGTTCCTATATTTCGTGACAAGCTCAAAAACGGCTAGAAAAACAATCATACAAAGGATTACTACACTGTAATACCCAGCAGTTCTTACAAATTCATTTTCCCAAAATTGATTCATGTCATTTCTCCCCGCACGTTATTTAAACTCAACGATTGTAACACCTGATCCACCTTCACCCGCTTCTCCAAAACGGATTTTTTTCACGGACCGATGATTACGTAAATATTCCTGAACCCCTTGTCTTAATGCACCAGTTCCTTTACCGTGAATAATTGATACACGCGGATATGCTGCAAGTAGTGCATCATCGATGTATTTTTCAACGCGAAGCAAGGCATTTTCATATCTTTCTCCGCGTAGATCCAATTCTAGATTCACATGGAAGTCCTTACCTTTCACAGTTGCCATCGGTCTTGTTTCAACAGGCTTGGGGCTTTTAATAAATTCCAGATCCTTTTCCGATACTTTCATCTTCAAGATACCTATTTGAACATGCCATTCATTATCAGAGGTTTTTTCGATCAGATGACCCTTTTGATCAAAGCTTAATACTTTTACTTCATCACCAGGTTTTAATACACGCTCTTCCTTCCTGGTGATTGGTTTCTTTGACTTTTTAATTTTTGGGGCAGCTTCATCTAAACGCTTTTTCGCTTCAATTAATTCATGCTCTTTTATTTCTGCTGCTTTTTCTATTCGCATTTGTCTTAAATCACGTATGATTTTTTCCGCATCTGCCTTAGCTTGCTCAACAATCGCTTCTGCCTTTTCTGCAGCTTTTTCATGAAGCGCATCTTTTTGCTCGTAAAATTCAACCATTTGCTTTTGCAAATCTTTATGAAGTTTTTCAGCACCTTTTAATAATTCATTTGCTTCTTCCCGTTCAGCCTCTGCCAATCTTTTACTCTCTTCCAATGAGGCAATCATATTCTCAACTTGATTACTGTCAGCACTAATATAGGACCGGGCAGTATTGATAACATCATCTTGCAGACCAAGCCTCTTTGATATCTCAAATGCATTGCTTCGTCCTGGAACACCTATGAGAAGTTTATAAGTAGGACTTAATGTATCAATATTAAATTCTACACTTGCATTAATGACTCCTTCTCGATTATACCCATACGCTTTTAGTTCTGGATAATGAGTAGTAGCAATGACTCTTGCTCCGCGTTTATAAACTTCATCTAAAATCGAAATCGCAAGTGCAGCGCCTTCTTGGGGATCTGTTCCTGCACCTAGCTCATCAAAAAGAACAAGGCTATCGAAATTAACTTTGTTTAAAATATCTACAATATTCACCATATGTGATGAAAAAGTACTAAGACTTTGTTCAATCGATTGCTCATCACCGATATCAGCATAAACAGCTCCAAAAACAGCAATTTCTGATCCATCCAATGCTGGGATTTGCAGCCCAGCCTGAGCCATTAATGTACATAAACCTACCGTTTTTAATGTTACGGTTTTCCCTCCAGTATTAGGACCCGTAATGACAATCGTAGAATAGTCTTTTCCTAACGTAATATCATTGGCTACCACAATATCCTCATTGATAAGCGGATGGCGTGCCTTAAATAAAGCGATTCTTCCTTCATTATTCACTTCTGGCTTCGAAGCCTTAATTCTCTTACTATAACGTGCTTTAGCAAACATAAAATCAATTTCTGCAAGTACTTCGACTATTACTTCTAGCTCTTCATATTCCTCAGCAACTTTACTTGTAAGCTCGATCAAGATTCGTTCTACTTCCTGTATTTCTTTCACACGAATTTCTTGGAGCTCATTATTTAATTGGACAATCGATTGAGGTTCAATAAATAATGTTTGACCTGAAGAGCTTTGATCATGAATAATTCCGCCGTAATGCCCTTTATATTCTTGTTTTACAGGGATAACGAAGCGATCATTTCGAATGGTAATAATGGCATCTGACAGCATTTTCTGGGCATTTGATGAACGAATCATGCTTTCGAGTCGTTCTCTAACCCGTGCCTCTTTTGTCCGCAATTGATTTCTAAGTGATCGGAGCGTGTCGCTTGCACTATCAAGGACTTCTCCATTATCATCAATCGCATTTTTAATAGACGATTCTAAATCTGCTAAAACAATAATCCGATCTACATAGCTTATTAAACTAGGTAATTCATCTCTCTCTTCTACAAATTCCTCGATGAATCTTTTGATTTGTCTACTCGCATGGATTGTGCTTGCTACTTGAATTAGCTCCTGAGGGCTTAGCGTTCCACCAATGACTGATCTTTTAACATGTGGACGAATATCATAGATGCCGCCAAGTGGAACATTCCCTTTTATTCTAAGAACTTTAACCGCTTCATCCGTTTCCTCCTGCCACTGTAAAACCTCTTCAACATTCACAGATGGCATTAAATTTTCCGCTTTCCTTTTTCCTAAGGTAGAAGAAACATGCTCGAGTAATTGCTCTTTCACTTTATTAAATTCTAATACTTTTAGTATTCGTTCCTGCATGAGGGTATGACCTCCAATTCTGATCATTTTTGCTTATTGGACAAAAATGTAATCAGTTCATCTGTATTTAAAGCATTAAGGACAGTACTTTTCTTTATCCATCCTTTTCTGGCTGTTGAAACACCAATAGACATATGATTAAGTGTATCAATTTTATGAGCATCTGTGTTAATGACAATTTTCACACCTGCGTCCTGTGCTTGGCGAATATACTGTGGAGCTAGATCAAGTCGATTCGGATTTGCATTAAGCTCAAGGACAGTGTTCGTTTCTTTTGCCAGCTCAATTAACATATCCATGTCTACTTCATACCCATCCCTACGACCAATTAGTCTACCCGTCGGATGAGCGATAATGTCAACATGAGGATTTTTCAAGGCTGTTTTCAACCGCTGCATGATCTTTTCTTTTGGCTGTGTAAATGATGAATGAATTGAGGCAATGACAATGTCCATTTCAGCAAGCAATTCATCATCATAATCTAATGTACCATCTGGAAGTATATCCATTTCAACTCCTGAGAGTATTATAATATCTGAGTATCGTTCATTTAAACGCTTTATTTCTTCTTTTTGCTGCCTTAATCTTTCAGGGGTAAGACCATTCGCTACTTTCAAATATTGGGAGTGGTCGGTTATGGCTAAATATTTATAACCGCGTTCACGACAGGCTTCAACCATTTCTTCTATTGAGAAGGCCCCATCGCTCCATGAAGTATGCATATGTAAATCTCCCTTAATATCTGCAAGAGAGATTAGCTCCATATCAGTTGTATATTCATCTACTTCCTTCCCATCCTCCCTTATTTCCGGCGGGAACAACGGAAGTCCAAAATAAGCATAAAATTCTTCTTCACTCGTAAAAGTGGTAATCTCACCCGTTTCGTTATTTTCGACTCCATATTCACTAATTTTTTCCCCGCGTTCTTTAGCAAGCTGGCGCATTCTTACATTATGATCCTTCGATCCAGTAAAATGGTGTAGAGTAGTTGCAAATTCATGGGGTTTTACAAGACGAAAATCGACGGATAAATCATAGCTGTATTCAAGAATAACGGAAACTTTTGTGTCACCAGCAGCTATGATCTCCTTTATTCCTGGGAATGCTAGTAGTTTTTCTTTTACTAAAGAAAGCTCTTCCGTCGCAATGATAAAATCTAAATCCTTAATTGTTTCGCGCACCCTTCTTAAGCTTCCAGCTCTTGAAAACCTGTTGATTTCAATGATCTTGCCTAAATAAGATTCAATACTTTCAGCAATAGGCAGCATATAAGCAAGTGGAAGACGTTCTGGTCTTGAACCTGCATTTTTTAGTGCGTCTAGGATTTTTTCTTCTGTTTTTTTTCCGAATCCAGGAAGTGATTGAACTTTACCATTTAGACAGGATTCTTCTAAATCAGCAGCATTTTCAATCCTAAGCTCTTTATAAAGCTTGGCAATTTTTTTGCCGCCAAGGCCAGGTAATTGTAGAAGAGGGATTAATCCTTTCGGGACTTCTGCTTTCAGTTCATTTAATACTGTTGAACTGCTTTCCTTTATATACTCCTCAATGACGCTTGAGGTTCCCTTTCCAATACCAGGAAGCTTAGTGAAATCATCTATTTCTGTTATGCTAAGATCAATCGATTCAAGGGCTGCTGCCGCTTTTCGAAATGCTGCTATTTTAAAGGTGTTTTCCCCTTTTAGCTCCATATAGATTGCAATCGTTTCTAGTAGCCGAACCACATCTTTTTTATTTACAGACATCTGAACACCTGCTTTTTTTGGTCAAGTTAATTGATCTATTTATTGTTTCCTTTAAAGTTAAATAATATCTTTTGGATGTTAAGGGTATATCCTAAATTATATTTTTCTTCACTGCTTCCTATTAAAAAGAAAACTTCTCTAACTTAGAGAAGTTACGATGCCATATATTCGATCCACATCTCTTTTATTTGCTGTGAGAATATTGGAGTATTTTTCACAATACCTTTTGCCATAAAAGAATCATTCAAGGCATTTTGAATGGAATCCACTGGCACTAGGGCAGCTATGTATAATAAAATAAACATGATAAGATATATTTCTACAAATCCTAATATTCCACCTGCCCAAATATTCAACGTCCTTAAAATTGGCAGACTCGAAACAAAATCAAGCATGCTTCCAATTAGATGCAGAACGATTTTGACAGCAAAAAAAATCACGACAAAAGCAATGGCGCGATAATAGGCATCTTCCAAATTGGCATGATCAAAGAACATTTGAATTGTTGAATCGTCGCCAAAGCTTGGGTAAGGTACCCATAATGTTAGCTTAGGGGCAAGCTTTTCATAATACATATTCGCAACAATAAATGCAATGATGAAGCCGGTTAAATGGATTAATTGAAGAATAAAGCCTCTTTTTAAACCAACGATAAAACCTATAATTAAAATGATGACTATTGCAAGATCTAGCATGACTTATTCAGTCCTTTTCCCTTTTTAATTCATTTTCAAGCTGCTCTAATCGGTCTTTCATCTTAATATAGTCATTAACGGCATTGACTGCAGTTAATACGGCTAACTTACTGCTGTCTAGATAAGGATTCTTAGAACTGATTTCTCGCATTTTATCATCAACCATAGAGGCTACAAATCGTATATGACTACTGCTCTCAGTACCAATAATAATATATTGCTGTCCATATATATCTACACTTGTACGGCTTTTCTGTAAATCTGACAATATGAATGCCTCCATCCTTTTGAATCCTAATCCATATCATAACACGAAATATAAAATCGTGGAAAGTAGGAGCATGTCAGAAACGCACAGAATATGTGATCATTTCACGATAAGGAGAAGATTCTATGAGTAATGTTGTAATTATTAAGAAAATAAATGAAATAAATGAGATGAAAGTATATTATCAATCCTATCTCACAGATAAAGTCCCCCCTGGCGGAATTTTTGCAGCTAAAACCCCCTGCTGTTCCATTACCGCTTATAAGTCTGGAAAAGTCTTATTTCAGGGAAGTGGCAGCATAGAGGAATCCGCCAAATGGGGTGAAAATAGCCATGTTTCCTCCTCAAAAAAGGAAAAGAAAAACCTTGGACATTTACCAGAACATATTTCTTCTCGATCTGTTATTGGGTCAGATGAAGTAGGTACTGGCGACTATTTCGGTCCAATCACAGTTGTTGCAGCTTATGTAAAAAAGGAACAAATCCCATTATTAAAGGAATTAGGTGTTAAAGATTCGAAAGATTTAAATGATGAAAAAATCATAAGTATTGCCAAACAAATTAAGGATATTGTCCCTTATAGCCTATTAACATTACATAATGAGAAATATAATTTGCTGCAAAAATCAGGGATGTCTCAGGGTAAGATGAAATCTCTGCTACACAATAAAGCCATTGGGCATGTACTGAATAAAATTGCTCCAGAGCTCCCAGAAGCGATATTAATTGATCAATTTGCAAAAGAGGAAGTTTATTATCAATATTTAAAAAATGAAAAAATTGTACATAAAAAGAATGTTTTTTTCAGTACAAAAGCTGAAGGCATTCACCTAGCTGTTGCAGCAGCCTCCATTCTTGCAAGATATGCCTTCGTTCGCCATTTTGATCAATTAAGCAAGGAAGTCGGATTTACCATTACGAAAGGGGCAGGGCCAAAAGTCGATGAAAATGCAGCCCGTCTCATATATGAAAAAGGAATAGATGTTCTTCCTGCATTTACGAAGCTGCATTTTGCTAATACAGAAAAGGCAAAACAAATATATATGAAAAAATATCTAAAATAAAACTGTTCAAAAAAAATGCGACAAATAGTCGCATTTTTTAATTCAAGAAATATCTTTTTCTCTTTTTTGCAGGATAAAAGACAATTGAAGGGTTTGTTAATCGGGAATCTGGAAAACCAGGTATAGTACTTACTGCTTCTCTGCTGCAGAAGTTATCTAAATTTTCCATACCTATCGCGCCTGTTGAACATGCCTCTATACAAGCAGGAAGGAAGCCTTTATCTTGACGAGGATAACACATTTGACATTTGCTAACCTTGTGCAATTCTGGATCGTACTGTGGTACACCAAATGGACAAGCCGAAATACATAAACCACAGCCTGTACATAAGTTGGAATTTATTTGTACAATCCCATCTCCTCTTTTCGTAAATGCATTCTCTGGACAAACCCGAAAGCATTCAGGACTGCTGCAATGATTACACGAAATGGAAAGATAAGTGTCATCTGTTAACTTTGAAACTTTGCGCCATTTTACTGCACTGACAGTTTGATTTTCATTTCTACAAGCGATTTCACAAGCTTTACATCCAATGCAAAGATCAATATTAAAAACAAAGCCCATCTGTTTAACCATTTCAGTCACGCCATTTCCGAATATTTACGCTACTATCATAAAAATTTGCACTTGATTTTCCAATATTTGAATTCTCTTCATGCACAATAACCTGATTGATTGGATTTTTTCCAACTTGATTAACTAAAATAACCTTTTTCGGTAGATACCGGTTTATTTTCGCTGTAGCAGCTATTCTTCCATTTTGATTATAAACCTCAACCTTTTCCCCTTCTGATATCCAATATTTTTCTGCAGCATACTCAGACAGTTCTACAATCGCTTCATCTTTTTCTGATGATAGCCACGATAATGTTCCATATTGTGAATGAATTCTTAATAATGACTGTGGTGTTATTAACTTGAAAGGATTACTATCCTGATCTTCAATCACATTAGTAGAAGCTTCAGAGCTCGAAGCAATTTTATTTGGAATAACAAAATGAAAATTCATTGAAGATGATCCTTCGCTATGCTTCTCCTCATTTCTTAAATGCGGTCCATCAAGAAGCTGTTTATAGCTTTTTAAAGAATAAAGCTCCTTTATTGATGGAGTTATCTCTCGTTCAATCCAATCAATTGGCTCCAATTCATGAGGGAAATTTGAAAAATTCGGCGAACACTCATTTAATTTTTTTGTTAAATCCCTCGCAATTTGCAAATCACTCTTCGATTCAAAATATGCAGGAATTGCTTGTTCATTATAAGAAAGCCACTGATGCCAATAGCTAATAATTAAATCTGGGTCTTCAAAATGGGTCGTTGCTGGTAAAACTATATCAGATAATTCTGCGGTCCTCGTCATAAACAAATCAACCGTCACAATTAATTCAAGCTCATGGAAAAGTAATTCCCATTTTTTAAAATCATGATCCTGTGAAAGTGGATTTCTTGAAGCAATCCATAAAAACTTAAGTGGTGGCTCAGATAGTTTTATTGCTTCTTCAGCAAATTTATTTATATTAATTTCCCTTGAAGTGTTTATATTAGAATGTTTTGGACCTTGATGATTCAATAAGTTAGCAGGAAAATCCTCTAAACCATTATGTGCATAATATACGCCTCCTTTTCCCTTTTGAAGCGTACCTGCTAATGCTGCCAATGTGTTTATAGCACTAATATTTTCCCTGCCATTTTTATTCCGTTGAATACCAAAGCCAATCCATGTAGCACAGGGTTTGGATAATGAATATAAATGAGCAAGCTCATTTATTCCTTCAATGGATACGCCAGTTTCTTGACTAACTTCAGTAATATTCACTTCGGTACTTACGTATTGACGATATTCAATCCAGTTTGTCGTTTGATTATCTATAAATTCCTGATCATATAAAGATGAATCTATTAATATTTTAGCGATCGCATGTGCGAGCAGACCATCTGTGCCTGGGTTTACTTGAATATAAATATCTGCTTTAGCGGCAGTTTGCGTAAAAATTGGATCAATAACGACTAGCTTTGCACCTTTTTGCCGAGCTTTGAATATAAACTTCATTTGATGAACATTCGTTACAGCTGGATTTGCTCCCCAAATAACAATTAAATTTGCATCTACCATTTTTTCTGGCATTAAGCTAACAGTTTGTCCGAATGAAGATTTTATAGCTTGCTCTCCAGAGATTAAACAAGGATTCCCAACGGGTTTCGTATGAGGTCCAAAACTATTAAACATTCCTTCGACGGCATAATGAAGAAGTCCGAGATTCCCAGAAAATTTATTATAGCCACAAGCAAGGTTGGAACCGTATCTTACATTCAATTCTAAAATTTTATCGATTATGATTGAATATGCCTTATCCCAAGTAATCCTTTTCCAATTTCCAGATCCTCTCGGTGACTGCATAATAGGATATTTTAAACGATATGGATTATATACATATTGGGTAAATGCATAGCCTTTTGCACATAATCTCCCCTGATTAAACCCATGCTTCGGATCTCCAGAAACTTTAATAATCTCCCCATTATTTACATATGAAAGCATGCTGCATGATGCGAAGCAATTTCGGGGACATGCATTACGATAGATTTCCATTTCTAACACCTACATTTGCATAAGTAGTAAATAAGTCCTTAAAACTTTCTAAGTTGTCTAATCTTTAATGCTGCAGTGATGTTTAGTTTTACATTCATATCATCTAGCTTTTTATCTAATATCTCTTCAATTTTTTTTATACGATAGCGTAAAGTATTACGATGAAGAAACATGGCATCAGATGTTTTTGTTAAGTCATATTGATTTGCAGAAAATTTTTCCAGTGTACGCATGAGCTCCCCGCCATGAAGGGAGTCGTTCTCTTCAATATCACCGAGAATATGAAAATAATATTCTTTCAGATCTTGGAGATCATGTTTATATAAAATGCGTTCAAGACCTAAATCATTAAA from Cytobacillus dafuensis encodes:
- a CDS encoding AMP-binding protein gives rise to the protein MNNKPWLQTYPDEIPSTLTYTSQPVQDYLRMAAKENPNRISIHFMGKEFTYQHIYESSIKLAGYLQELGIKKGDRVAIMLPNIPQAVISYYGILMAGGIVVQTNPLYMERELEYQMKDSGARAIITMDILFPRVTKVMPKTDLQNVIVTAIKDFLPFPKNLVYPFIQKKQYGIVVNVKHEGNNHLLTEILKLPTRALKEYEIDFEEDLALLQYTGGTTGFPKGVMLTHRNLVANASMCKAWLYKCKPGQEVVLGILPFFHVYGMTTVLILAVMEAHKMVLLPKFDVETTLKTIQKQKPTLFPGAPTIYIGLLNHPDLKKYDLSSIDSCISGSAALPVEVQQKFEEVTGGKLVEGYGLTESSPVTHANFLWDRPRVKGSIGVPWPDTDSAILSLETGEHLPPGEVGEIAVKGPQVMKGYWNRPEETAETLKDGWLLTGDLGYMDENGYFYVVDRKKDMIIAGGYNIYPREIEEVLYEHPNVQEVVAAGIPDPYRGETVKAYIVLKEGTTTSQEELNEFARKHLAAYKVPRLYEFRDELPKTAVGKILRRALIDEEKKKANDHIEKQA
- a CDS encoding DUF350 domain-containing protein produces the protein MNQFWENEFVRTAGYYSVVILCMIVFLAVFELVTKYRNWDEIKKGNVAVAMATGGKIFGIANIFRHSIMHNDTLLTMISWGVFGFILLLIGYFIFEFLTPKFKIDEEIENNNKAVGLISMIISIGLSFVIGAGLS
- a CDS encoding endonuclease MutS2, whose translation is MQERILKVLEFNKVKEQLLEHVSSTLGKRKAENLMPSVNVEEVLQWQEETDEAVKVLRIKGNVPLGGIYDIRPHVKRSVIGGTLSPQELIQVASTIHASRQIKRFIEEFVEERDELPSLISYVDRIIVLADLESSIKNAIDDNGEVLDSASDTLRSLRNQLRTKEARVRERLESMIRSSNAQKMLSDAIITIRNDRFVIPVKQEYKGHYGGIIHDQSSSGQTLFIEPQSIVQLNNELQEIRVKEIQEVERILIELTSKVAEEYEELEVIVEVLAEIDFMFAKARYSKRIKASKPEVNNEGRIALFKARHPLINEDIVVANDITLGKDYSTIVITGPNTGGKTVTLKTVGLCTLMAQAGLQIPALDGSEIAVFGAVYADIGDEQSIEQSLSTFSSHMVNIVDILNKVNFDSLVLFDELGAGTDPQEGAALAISILDEVYKRGARVIATTHYPELKAYGYNREGVINASVEFNIDTLSPTYKLLIGVPGRSNAFEISKRLGLQDDVINTARSYISADSNQVENMIASLEESKRLAEAEREEANELLKGAEKLHKDLQKQMVEFYEQKDALHEKAAEKAEAIVEQAKADAEKIIRDLRQMRIEKAAEIKEHELIEAKKRLDEAAPKIKKSKKPITRKEERVLKPGDEVKVLSFDQKGHLIEKTSDNEWHVQIGILKMKVSEKDLEFIKSPKPVETRPMATVKGKDFHVNLELDLRGERYENALLRVEKYIDDALLAAYPRVSIIHGKGTGALRQGVQEYLRNHRSVKKIRFGEAGEGGSGVTIVEFK
- the polX gene encoding DNA polymerase/3'-5' exonuclease PolX gives rise to the protein MSVNKKDVVRLLETIAIYMELKGENTFKIAAFRKAAAALESIDLSITEIDDFTKLPGIGKGTSSVIEEYIKESSSTVLNELKAEVPKGLIPLLQLPGLGGKKIAKLYKELRIENAADLEESCLNGKVQSLPGFGKKTEEKILDALKNAGSRPERLPLAYMLPIAESIESYLGKIIEINRFSRAGSLRRVRETIKDLDFIIATEELSLVKEKLLAFPGIKEIIAAGDTKVSVILEYSYDLSVDFRLVKPHEFATTLHHFTGSKDHNVRMRQLAKERGEKISEYGVENNETGEITTFTSEEEFYAYFGLPLFPPEIREDGKEVDEYTTDMELISLADIKGDLHMHTSWSDGAFSIEEMVEACRERGYKYLAITDHSQYLKVANGLTPERLRQQKEEIKRLNERYSDIIILSGVEMDILPDGTLDYDDELLAEMDIVIASIHSSFTQPKEKIMQRLKTALKNPHVDIIAHPTGRLIGRRDGYEVDMDMLIELAKETNTVLELNANPNRLDLAPQYIRQAQDAGVKIVINTDAHKIDTLNHMSIGVSTARKGWIKKSTVLNALNTDELITFLSNKQK
- a CDS encoding CvpA family protein; amino-acid sequence: MLDLAIVIILIIGFIVGLKRGFILQLIHLTGFIIAFIVANMYYEKLAPKLTLWVPYPSFGDDSTIQMFFDHANLEDAYYRAIAFVVIFFAVKIVLHLIGSMLDFVSSLPILRTLNIWAGGILGFVEIYLIMFILLYIAALVPVDSIQNALNDSFMAKGIVKNTPIFSQQIKEMWIEYMAS
- the zapA gene encoding cell division protein ZapA — translated: MSDLQKSRTSVDIYGQQYIIIGTESSSHIRFVASMVDDKMREISSKNPYLDSSKLAVLTAVNAVNDYIKMKDRLEQLENELKREKD
- the rnhC gene encoding ribonuclease HIII; the encoded protein is MSNVVIIKKINEINEMKVYYQSYLTDKVPPGGIFAAKTPCCSITAYKSGKVLFQGSGSIEESAKWGENSHVSSSKKEKKNLGHLPEHISSRSVIGSDEVGTGDYFGPITVVAAYVKKEQIPLLKELGVKDSKDLNDEKIISIAKQIKDIVPYSLLTLHNEKYNLLQKSGMSQGKMKSLLHNKAIGHVLNKIAPELPEAILIDQFAKEEVYYQYLKNEKIVHKKNVFFSTKAEGIHLAVAAASILARYAFVRHFDQLSKEVGFTITKGAGPKVDENAARLIYEKGIDVLPAFTKLHFANTEKAKQIYMKKYLK
- a CDS encoding 4Fe-4S dicluster domain-containing protein; its protein translation is MVKQMGFVFNIDLCIGCKACEIACRNENQTVSAVKWRKVSKLTDDTYLSISCNHCSSPECFRVCPENAFTKRGDGIVQINSNLCTGCGLCISACPFGVPQYDPELHKVSKCQMCYPRQDKGFLPACIEACSTGAIGMENLDNFCSREAVSTIPGFPDSRLTNPSIVFYPAKKRKRYFLN
- a CDS encoding molybdopterin-dependent oxidoreductase — translated: MEIYRNACPRNCFASCSMLSYVNNGEIIKVSGDPKHGFNQGRLCAKGYAFTQYVYNPYRLKYPIMQSPRGSGNWKRITWDKAYSIIIDKILELNVRYGSNLACGYNKFSGNLGLLHYAVEGMFNSFGPHTKPVGNPCLISGEQAIKSSFGQTVSLMPEKMVDANLIVIWGANPAVTNVHQMKFIFKARQKGAKLVVIDPIFTQTAAKADIYIQVNPGTDGLLAHAIAKILIDSSLYDQEFIDNQTTNWIEYRQYVSTEVNITEVSQETGVSIEGINELAHLYSLSKPCATWIGFGIQRNKNGRENISAINTLAALAGTLQKGKGGVYYAHNGLEDFPANLLNHQGPKHSNINTSREININKFAEEAIKLSEPPLKFLWIASRNPLSQDHDFKKWELLFHELELIVTVDLFMTRTAELSDIVLPATTHFEDPDLIISYWHQWLSYNEQAIPAYFESKSDLQIARDLTKKLNECSPNFSNFPHELEPIDWIEREITPSIKELYSLKSYKQLLDGPHLRNEEKHSEGSSSMNFHFVIPNKIASSSEASTNVIEDQDSNPFKLITPQSLLRIHSQYGTLSWLSSEKDEAIVELSEYAAEKYWISEGEKVEVYNQNGRIAATAKINRYLPKKVILVNQVGKNPINQVIVHEENSNIGKSSANFYDSSVNIRKWRD